The Balearica regulorum gibbericeps isolate bBalReg1 chromosome 5, bBalReg1.pri, whole genome shotgun sequence genomic interval CGATGACACCGAGGAGCTGGAGATCGCCGTCGACAACACGGCGTTCATGGACGAGTTCTTCTCGGAGGTGAGGGGGGGTcgggtgcggggccgggggggcgcggggctgcCTCCtaaccgccccccccccccatcctccccggCTCGTCTAGATCGAGGAGACCCGGCAAAACATCGACAAGATCTCGGAGAACGTGGAGGAGGCCAAGAAGCTCTACAGCATCATCCTCTCGGCCCCCATCCCTGAGCAGAGTGAGCGCGGCGGCCGCGTCCCCCCCCATCCAGGTCACGGGTCCCCTTCCCGGGGACGTTCCCGCGGTGGCTTTCCTGTCTCACGTGCCGTGATCCCGCAGAGACCAAAGATGATCTGGAGCAGCTGACGGCGGAGATCAAGAAAATGGCCAACAGCGTTCGCAACAAGCTGAAGAGTGAGTGGCCGCGTCCCCATCACTGTGTCACCCGGCCCCGTGGGTCCCCCTGTCCCCGTGGGAAGGGCAGGGTGTGCTGGGGACACTGGGACCGTGGGGTCTGGCGGGTGGGGAAGGTCCCTGATGGGCTGGGGTCCGGCTCTCGCCAGGCATGGAGAGGAACATCGAGCAGGATGAGGCACGGTCCTCTGCCGACCTGCGGATACGCAAGTCCCAGGTGAGCTCCGGTCCCCGGGACCCGGTGCCAGGGCTGtccccacccagcacccccaggtcctgAGCACCCCATCCCGCCGTCCCCCACAGGCTGGAGATGCGGCatgtccctggtgtccccaggTCTCCCAcctctgtcccccatccccagcgGCACCCCGTCCCAGACACACCATGTCTGGGTGCTCCCACGCTTCATGTCCCTCCACCCCGTCCCCAGCGCTCCGTCCTGTCCCCCATGGGCTGGGACGTGCCATATTTCGGGTACCCTGGGtccatccccagccccagcacctcaTCTTGtcccctgggctggggctgtgccatGCCGGGGCTGTCCCCATTGTCACACCCCCGTCCTTGCCCCTGTCCCCCGGGGCTGGCAGGTGTGCTCCTGGGgcgtccctgtccccagcactgGATCCTGTCCCCTGGGGCTGGGATGCACCATGCTTGGGGTGTCCCCATTCCCACACCCATGTCCTTGGTCCTGTCCCCTGGGAAAACGACCCATGGGGACATGCCATGCCCGGGGTGTCccgtgtccccatccctgtccccgtccctggGTTCTGTCCCCCGGGGTTGGGACATTCCATGCCCGGGCTGTCccgtgtccccatccctgtccccgtccctggGTCCTGTCCCCCCGGGGTTGGGACATGCCATGCccgggctgtccccagccccgtgtccttgtccccatccccagcactcGGTCCTGTCCCGCAAGTTCGTTGATGTCATGACCAAGTACAACGAGGCGCAGGTCGACTTCCGGGAGCGCAGCAAGGGCCGGATCCAGCGCCAGCTCGAGATCAGTGcgtgccccccccgccccgcaggcCCCGCCCACTTCACCCGAGGGGCGGGGCCTGTTCTCACAGACACACCCCTTTGGTAAAGTGGGTGGAGCCAGCCCCTACAGGCCCCGCCCCTTTAGTATAGTGGGTGGAGCCAGCCCCTACAGGCCCCGCCCCTTTAGTATAGTGGGTGGAGCCAGCCCCTGCAGGCCCCACCCCTTTAGTATAGTGGGTGGAGCCAGCCCCTACAGGCCCCGCCCCTTTAGTATAGTGGGTGGAGCCAGCCCCTACAGGCCCCGCCTCTTTAGCATAGTGGGCGGTGCCAGCCCCTAAAACCCCCGCCCCTCTGGCAAAGTGGGTGGAGCCAGGTCGTACAGGCCCCGCCCCTTTGGTGGAGTGGGCGGGGCCTGTTCCCACCACCCGCTCCCGGTGCCTGCAGCCGGCAAGAACACGACGGacgaggagctggaggagatgctggagAGCGGGAACCCCTCCATCTTCACCTCGGGGGTGAGTGCCCACcacaccggggggggggacgggacagcGGGGGCCGGGATCCCCCCCGCTGACGGTCTGTGTCCCACCCGCCGTCTTCCCGATCCGTTGCAGATCATGGACTCGCAGATCTCGAAGCAGGCGCTGAGCGAGATCGAGGGGCGGCACAAGGACATCGTGCGGCTGGAGAGCAGCATCAAGGAGCTCCACGACATGTTCGTGGACATCGCCATGCTGGTGGAAAACCAGGTACGGGCTGCACGGGGACCAGCAGGGAACTGTGCACGGGGACGAGCAGGGACCTGTGCACGGGGACCAGCAGGGACCTGTGCACGGGGATGAACAGGGACCTCTGCACGGGGACAAGCCGGGAACTGTGCACGGGGACGAGCAGGGAACTGTGCACGGGGACGAGCAGGGACCTGTGCACGGGGATGAACAGGGACCTGTGCACGGGGACGAGCCGGGAACTGTGCACAGGGACGAGCCAGGAACTGTGCACAGGGACGAGCAGGGACCTGTGCACGGGGATGAACAGGGACCTGTGCACGGGGACGAGCCGGGAACTGTGCACGGGGACGAGCAGGGAATTGTGCACAGGGACAAGCCAGGAACTGTGCACGGGGACCAGCAGGGACCTCTGCATGGGGATGAACAAGGACCTGTGCACGGGGACGAGCAGGGACCTGTGCACGGGGACGAGCAGGGACCCACACGTGAAGCCACGCAGGGAGCAGCACGCAGGGCTGCACAGGGCTCCATGGGGACACAGGGTGGCACGGAGCCACGTGGGCACCCGCGCGGGGCCACGCAGGGCAGCACCGGCACCCGTGCAGGGGAACCCAGGCACGGAGCCACGCGGGGCTGGGTGGTGACCGGTGCGCCGGTCCCCGTGGGGTCACCCAGCACCCGAGGGGACcttggagggagggagggaagggcgGGCAGGGGTGCGCCCCACGCCACGGTGGTCCCGGCCCCTCTCTCAGCCCCtctctgtccccccccccatgcaATGCGAGGAGCCACTGTGTGCACCGGGGAAGGGTGAGTACCTGCGCCGCCGGGGCTGTGCCACGTGCCGTGGGGGCCGTGCCACAGGGTCCCTGCTGAGCGTGTCCCCTCTCCCGTCCCCACAGGGTGGGTTGCTGGATAACGTGGAGCAGTACGTGATGCACACGGCCGAGCACGTGGAGCAGGCGAACCAGCAGACCAAGAAGGCGCTCCAGTACCAGGGCCAGGCGCGCAAGGTGGGTGGGTgccagcacccctgggtgctcTCAGCgtgtgtgtcgtcccccccgtctctctctctctctctgcctctctctgcctgtgccctgctgcCCCCGCGCCCCGTAGGGAGCCATGATCGACCGCATAGAGAACAACATGGACCAGTCCGTCGGCTTCGTGGAGCGAGCCGTGGCCGACACCAAAAAGGCCGTGAAGTACCAAAGTGAGGCCAGGAGGGTGAGACGGACCGACGGCTCCGGTGTCCCCCAGTGTCCCCTCCACAGCCCCCGGCATCCCAAAGGCACCCCCAGTGTCCCCCTCTGTCCCTCAGCGTGCCTTCACatctcccagtgcccccagtatCTCCCCGTATCCTCCAGTGGTCCCGCGAACCCCTCGTGTCCTCCAGCCACCCCCAGTGCTCCCCCAAATCACCCCAATAGCTCCCACTGGTCCCTGCTCCTCCCTTGTGACCTCCATGGGGTTGGCAGCTCTGTCCCtctctgtgtcccctccccagccctgagccCCCTTCCCCATCAGGTGTGACGAGCTGGTGAGGGCTCAGCCCCTCCTACCCGCGTCTGCAGCACCTCTGACTTTTCTGGGCTCCTCTGCGCCCACCTCTGCTCTCTGTGTCTGTGTCCCCCCCACCTCGGGGCAGGCGTAACCGGCCCCCGTCTCCCCTTTCGCCCCCTCCAGAAGATGCTGATTTTGGCAGCGGTAGTGCTGCTCTTGCTGGGGATAGTTGCCCTCATCATCGGACTTTCCGTGGGGCTAAACAAGAAATAGGTCCCGAGGCAGGGGCTGTGGTCTGTAAgtgtttgggggagggggggcaggggaacCCCACCACGGAGCCACAGGACCCCGGAGGGCTCAGGGACGGCGAGCAAGCAGGGCCGGGCTGGCCCCGCCATCGTaccctgcctgggctggggtCTGGCTCTCCGGTGCTTCGGTTTCTGCCTCTGCctttggggctgggggtgctgggtgctggctggCGGCCTCGGGTCTGCGGTGCTCAGGGCTCCGTGGTGCTCAGGGGTCTGCGGTGCTCAGGGGTCTGCGGTGCTCAGGGCTCCGTGGTGCTCAGGGGTCTGCGGTGCTCAGGGCTCCGTGGTGCTCGGGGGTCTGTGGTGCTCAGGGCTCTGTGGTGCTCGGGGGTCTGCAGTGCTCGGGGGTCTGCAGTGCTCGGGGGTCTGGATTTCGGCTCCGTGCTTGGCTGTGCGTTCCCTGTGCCGTCCCCGCTGCAGCCCCTCGTCCCCTTCCCCGCTGACgtctccccctttccctcctccagaCGCTTCCGACTGTCCCAGCGGCGACGTCTCCCATGGGACCCTCCTTGGCACCGCGACCCGGCCCCCCCTTCTCCCCGCTTCTCCCGGACCTGCCTCCCTCAGCCCCCACGTACTGGTTCCCCCCCTGGGCTCGGCACCGCTGCCTCTCCCTCCACCGAGGGACCCCCTTCGCCGGAGTGTTCTCCCCCGCCAGACcaccccctgcagcccccgctgTCCTGCCGGTCCCTGGGGGTCTGTCCCCCTTGTCCTTGTGTCCCCGACACAGGAAGGGGACAGGACTCaactatttattttccctttgctgatAAATCGACTTCTCCTGGTTCCCCATCTCTCGCCAGGGGCCGTGTCGGCACCGCGGGGGATGCGGCAGCCGGTGCCACGACCCCAGCGAGAGGAAACGAGGTGATtcggtggggggggggacgagGGCTGGACCCTCACGGGCATCCCGGGAGGACGAGGGACGGGGACACGGTTAGGACAAGGGGTTTGGTggcaccagcagctgctggcaggtcTGACCACGCTTTGCTGTCTACCGTGCCGCGGCAGACGGAGCCACCAGGGACCTTGTCCCCTCTCGGCCTTGATGTCCGCAGCTGGCGCGTCCCCCGACGCCGACCGCCCTGGCGCTGCGGGGAGCTGGGGCGGGAGGACGCGGCGGTTGCGGTTATTTAATTCCCGTTCCAATAAAGATCCCTGCTGATGCCCGCCCTGCGCCTCTCCTCTCCGCGTGCAACGCGATGCCGGGGCGCTGCAGGGACAAGCGGGGTGCTGGCACCCCCAGACACCCAAAGTtgggggggctgctgcccccAGGCTGAGCACAGCTCCGGCTCAGCTTGCGGCGGCCGGGCTGGTGGCTTTGGCAGAGGACGCGGCGTCTGGGACCGACCCCGGGTTTTGGGTGCTGTAGCAAAGCAGCCCCTCAGGGTGGAGATGTGACAGGGGAGCGTGGGGCT includes:
- the STX3 gene encoding syntaxin-3 isoform X3 — protein: MKDRLEQLKAKQDADDDTEELEIAVDNTAFMDEFFSEIEETRQNIDKISENVEEAKKLYSIILSAPIPEQKTKDDLEQLTAEIKKMANSVRNKLKSMERNIEQDEARSSADLRIRKSQHSVLSRKFVDVMTKYNEAQVDFRERSKGRIQRQLEITGKNTTDEELEEMLESGNPSIFTSGIMDSQISKQALSEIEGRHKDIVRLESSIKELHDMFVDIAMLVENQGGLLDNVEQYVMHTAEHVEQANQQTKKALQYQGQARKKKIMIMICCIILAIILAASIGSIFA
- the STX3 gene encoding syntaxin-3 isoform X1, with protein sequence MKDRLEQLKAKQDADDDTEELEIAVDNTAFMDEFFSEIEETRQNIDKISENVEEAKKLYSIILSAPIPEQKTKDDLEQLTAEIKKMANSVRNKLKSMERNIEQDEARSSADLRIRKSQHSVLSRKFVDVMTKYNEAQVDFRERSKGRIQRQLEITGKNTTDEELEEMLESGNPSIFTSGIMDSQISKQALSEIEGRHKDIVRLESSIKELHDMFVDIAMLVENQGGLLDNVEQYVMHTAEHVEQANQQTKKALQYQGQARKTLPTVPAATSPMGPSLAPRPGPPFSPLLPDLPPSAPTYWFPPWARHRCLSLHRGTPFAGVFSPARPPPAAPAVLPVPGGLSPLSLCPRHRKGTGLNYLFSLC
- the STX3 gene encoding syntaxin-3 isoform X2 — its product is MKDRLEQLKAKQDADDDTEELEIAVDNTAFMDEFFSEIEETRQNIDKISENVEEAKKLYSIILSAPIPEQKTKDDLEQLTAEIKKMANSVRNKLKSMERNIEQDEARSSADLRIRKSQHSVLSRKFVDVMTKYNEAQVDFRERSKGRIQRQLEITGKNTTDEELEEMLESGNPSIFTSGIMDSQISKQALSEIEGRHKDIVRLESSIKELHDMFVDIAMLVENQGGLLDNVEQYVMHTAEHVEQANQQTKKALQYQGQARKKMLILAAVVLLLLGIVALIIGLSVGLNKK